A region of Ferruginibacter albus DNA encodes the following proteins:
- a CDS encoding lysylphosphatidylglycerol synthase transmembrane domain-containing protein produces MNKRLRTILNYTLFLGIGVFLVWWQFHKMTNAELEKFKFALSNANYWLIIPVIIMAISAHISRAMRWKILIHPLGYNPSLFNTFSCVMSGYLANSFLPRFGEILRCTLLARYEKIPAEKLLGTIVFERIFDLLCYLIFIGLTILIQFKLVGSFIEESLENFIHSSSAEIALIKIIIAIVVLILVIIFIRRFFKKNSTSPIAVRLRNFFTGLSEGITTVKKMKQRRWFLAHTFFIWTMYLLQIYVGFNAIKEVSHLGLDAACSVLTLATIAMIVMPGGLGAFPKAVAWVLLLYSIEEPIGEAFGFLMWGVTTFIVLLFGIIFSVLMYYVNKKKQDAIS; encoded by the coding sequence ATCCTTAATTACACTTTATTTTTAGGCATAGGTGTTTTTTTAGTTTGGTGGCAGTTTCATAAAATGACGAATGCTGAACTTGAAAAATTCAAGTTTGCCTTAAGCAATGCCAACTACTGGCTCATCATTCCCGTAATTATCATGGCTATCTCAGCTCATATCAGCCGGGCCATGCGCTGGAAAATCCTTATACACCCACTCGGTTATAATCCCTCTTTGTTCAATACTTTCAGCTGTGTAATGTCAGGATACCTGGCCAATTCATTTTTACCAAGATTTGGAGAAATATTGCGATGCACATTATTAGCCCGCTATGAAAAAATCCCTGCTGAAAAATTATTAGGCACCATCGTTTTTGAAAGAATATTTGATCTGTTATGTTACCTGATCTTTATTGGATTAACCATACTGATTCAATTTAAGCTGGTAGGAAGCTTTATTGAAGAAAGCCTAGAGAATTTTATACACAGCAGCAGTGCAGAAATAGCATTGATAAAAATTATTATTGCAATTGTTGTGTTAATACTGGTAATAATTTTTATCCGCCGGTTCTTTAAAAAAAACAGTACCTCTCCTATTGCTGTACGTTTACGCAATTTCTTTACCGGCTTATCCGAAGGTATTACCACCGTAAAAAAAATGAAACAACGGCGCTGGTTCCTGGCACATACTTTTTTTATTTGGACAATGTATCTTTTGCAGATATATGTAGGTTTCAATGCAATCAAAGAAGTTTCTCACCTGGGGTTAGATGCTGCTTGTTCCGTACTTACATTGGCAACCATCGCTATGATCGTAATGCCGGGTGGCTTAGGCGCTTTTCCCAAAGCTGTAGCCTGGGTGTTATTGTTATATTCAATCGAGGAACCAATTGGTGAAGCATTTGGATTTTTAATGTGGGGCGTGACCACTTTCATAGTGTTATTGTTTGGCATCATCTTTTCCGTATTAATGTATTACGTCAACAAAAAAAAGCAGGATGCAATCAGCTAA
- the rfaE2 gene encoding D-glycero-beta-D-manno-heptose 1-phosphate adenylyltransferase: MQSAKYIGDKIFTIESIQHQINRWRLLNKKIVFTNGVFDILHEGHIASLTEAATYGDVLIVGLNADASVKRLKGETRPVNNQHSRAILLSSLIMTDAIVVFEEDTPLDLIKSILPDILVKGGDYTVEQIAGAKEVIANGGEVKIVPIVEGFSTTGIIERMKK, encoded by the coding sequence ATGCAATCAGCTAAATATATTGGCGATAAGATCTTTACGATTGAATCTATTCAGCACCAAATAAACCGCTGGCGCTTACTTAATAAAAAGATCGTTTTTACAAATGGGGTGTTTGATATCTTACACGAAGGACATATTGCATCGTTAACAGAAGCGGCCACTTACGGTGATGTATTAATTGTAGGCTTAAATGCCGATGCTTCCGTCAAACGACTAAAAGGAGAAACAAGACCTGTAAACAATCAACATTCAAGAGCGATCTTATTATCCTCTTTAATAATGACAGATGCTATTGTTGTATTTGAAGAAGACACCCCTCTTGATCTTATTAAATCTATTCTACCTGATATATTGGTAAAAGGTGGTGATTATACCGTTGAACAAATTGCCGGCGCAAAAGAAGTGATTGCCAATGGCGGAGAAGTAAAGATAGTACCCATAGTAGAAGGATTTTCTACAACCGGAATTATAGAGAGGATGAAGAAATAA
- the ppk1 gene encoding polyphosphate kinase 1 encodes MHKRKTIARDISWLSFNGRVLQEAADTNVPLRERIKFMGIFSNNLDEFFRVRVATLKRLTEVGNKKNMYLDIPPELILEEIQEKVIEQQQVFENTWNDIFRELKKQKIFLITEKQLTKEQQKFVTNYFNEEVRTNIVPLMIESIQSFPTLNDKSIYLACKLSKADKSIPQKFALVAVPSRRLSRFLILPSKPGEHHIILLEDVVRFCLPYLFSFFGYDVFSSYIIKVTRDAEIDIDNDISTSLIQKIEKGIKSRRKGKPVRFVFDKEIDASLLTYLVKRLGLSQKDNLIAGGRIHNFKDFIDFPEAVFEQKNPRKRPFIHPALRSAQRITDIVLEKDILLNFPYHSFDSVTDLLREAAIDPEVTSIKITCYRLAPRSKVINALTNAVRNGKEVTVVLELRARFDEEANLQWKEELEEEGVKVLLGVHDLKVHAKLCLIKKRVNNRTVHYGFVSTGNLNERTSKIYADHCLLTSDRNIMADVNRIFNYLEQPKERMDLLRSCKTLLVCPTSMRRQLTDLLDKEIKAAKAKKPAAITLKLNSLSDLSLIEKLYEAAKAGVEIKMIIRGICCMFTSNKRFKIPVQALSIIDEYLEHARILIFHNNGKEKVFISSADWMVRNLDHRVEAACPIFEKEIRDELKDILQIQLSDNIKARILDNDLNNQYVNPRNKKKVRSQVETYNYLHRKLSTSTSIDSR; translated from the coding sequence ATGCACAAAAGAAAAACAATCGCCAGAGATATAAGCTGGCTTTCCTTTAATGGGCGGGTATTACAAGAAGCTGCCGACACCAACGTACCATTACGTGAACGTATCAAGTTCATGGGTATTTTCTCCAATAATTTGGATGAATTCTTTCGTGTTCGTGTTGCCACATTAAAACGGCTTACTGAAGTAGGTAATAAAAAGAATATGTACCTCGATATTCCACCGGAATTGATACTGGAGGAAATACAGGAAAAAGTAATTGAACAGCAGCAGGTATTTGAAAATACATGGAATGATATTTTTCGTGAGTTGAAAAAACAAAAGATATTTCTCATTACTGAAAAGCAATTAACTAAAGAACAGCAAAAGTTTGTTACCAATTATTTTAATGAAGAGGTGCGCACAAACATTGTTCCGTTGATGATCGAAAGCATACAATCCTTCCCTACACTGAACGATAAGTCTATTTATCTTGCCTGCAAACTTTCTAAAGCGGATAAAAGTATTCCGCAAAAATTTGCGTTGGTAGCGGTTCCATCGAGAAGATTATCTCGTTTTTTGATACTGCCATCCAAACCCGGCGAACATCATATTATCTTATTGGAAGATGTAGTACGCTTTTGTTTGCCTTATCTTTTTTCATTTTTTGGGTACGATGTTTTTTCATCTTATATCATTAAAGTAACCCGTGATGCGGAGATAGATATTGATAATGACATCTCCACCTCTCTTATCCAAAAAATAGAAAAAGGAATTAAAAGTCGCAGAAAAGGCAAACCCGTACGTTTTGTTTTTGATAAAGAGATCGATGCCTCCTTACTAACGTACCTGGTTAAACGCTTAGGGCTATCGCAAAAAGACAATTTGATCGCCGGTGGCCGTATTCATAATTTTAAAGATTTTATTGACTTTCCGGAGGCTGTTTTTGAACAAAAGAATCCTCGGAAAAGACCGTTCATACATCCTGCACTAAGAAGCGCTCAACGTATTACGGATATAGTTTTGGAGAAAGATATTTTGCTGAACTTTCCTTATCATTCCTTTGACAGCGTTACCGATCTTTTGCGTGAAGCCGCCATTGACCCTGAAGTGACGAGCATTAAAATAACCTGTTATCGTTTAGCACCCCGTTCTAAAGTTATTAATGCGCTAACCAATGCTGTTCGTAACGGAAAAGAAGTAACTGTAGTATTGGAATTAAGAGCCCGTTTTGACGAAGAAGCAAACCTACAATGGAAAGAGGAACTGGAAGAAGAAGGCGTAAAAGTATTGCTGGGAGTGCATGACCTGAAAGTACATGCCAAGCTTTGTTTAATTAAAAAGAGAGTTAACAATCGCACCGTTCATTATGGCTTTGTAAGCACAGGCAATTTAAATGAACGAACTTCTAAAATATATGCCGACCATTGTTTGCTTACATCCGACAGAAATATAATGGCAGATGTGAACCGCATCTTTAATTACCTGGAGCAGCCTAAAGAAAGAATGGACCTGTTAAGATCCTGTAAAACATTATTGGTCTGCCCTACTTCCATGCGCAGGCAGTTAACCGATCTTTTAGATAAAGAAATAAAAGCAGCGAAAGCCAAAAAGCCTGCTGCCATTACGCTTAAGCTAAATTCTTTAAGTGATCTAAGCCTTATTGAGAAATTGTACGAAGCTGCAAAAGCAGGTGTAGAAATAAAAATGATCATACGTGGCATTTGCTGCATGTTTACGTCAAATAAACGTTTTAAAATTCCTGTGCAGGCCCTTAGCATTATTGATGAATACCTGGAGCATGCACGCATCCTTATCTTTCATAATAACGGGAAAGAAAAAGTATTTATTTCATCTGCAGATTGGATGGTTCGCAATCTCGACCACCGCGTAGAAGCTGCCTGTCCCATTTTTGAGAAAGAGATCAGGGATGAATTAAAGGATATTCTACAAATTCAGCTTTCCGACAATATAAAGGCCCGCATACTGGACAATGATCTTAACAATCAATATGTAAATCCGCGTAACAAAAAGAAGGTTCGCAGCCAGGTAGAAACCTACAATTATCTTCATCGAAAATTATCCACATCAACTTCGATTGATAGTCGTTAG
- a CDS encoding Ppx/GppA phosphatase family protein: MKLAAIDIGSNAARLLITEVKPDEKGNTSFNKVNLVRVPLRLGFDVFETGAISKQRIGMLLQTMKAYKHLLNAYEVKHLKACATSAMRDAKNAADIIRKVRLETEIEIEVISGDYEAGIIYENHVAENLDKEHSYMYIDVGGGSTEISFFSNGILTFKESFNIGTIRLLKGIVDEKQWDFMKEVVRSITKGQKEVIAIGSGGNINKVFSLSKKKDGKPLTLELLKDYYKELGNFSLEERINIYNLREDRADVILPALQIFINIMRWANANEIYVPKIGLVDGLVKHLWDEVK, encoded by the coding sequence GTGAAGCTCGCAGCTATAGATATAGGAAGTAATGCCGCTAGATTATTAATTACTGAAGTAAAGCCTGATGAAAAAGGAAACACTTCGTTTAATAAGGTAAACTTAGTGCGTGTGCCACTGCGATTAGGCTTTGATGTATTTGAAACAGGCGCTATCTCCAAGCAAAGGATCGGAATGCTATTGCAAACCATGAAAGCATACAAACACTTATTGAATGCTTATGAAGTAAAACATTTAAAAGCCTGTGCCACCAGCGCCATGCGTGATGCAAAAAATGCTGCAGACATTATCCGTAAAGTAAGATTGGAAACGGAAATAGAAATTGAAGTTATCAGCGGTGATTATGAAGCCGGCATTATTTATGAAAATCATGTGGCTGAAAATTTAGACAAAGAACACAGCTACATGTATATTGATGTAGGCGGCGGCAGTACAGAGATCTCTTTTTTTAGCAATGGCATACTCACCTTTAAAGAATCTTTCAACATAGGTACCATACGTTTATTAAAAGGTATTGTAGATGAAAAGCAATGGGATTTTATGAAAGAAGTTGTACGTTCTATTACCAAAGGACAAAAAGAAGTAATAGCGATCGGTAGTGGCGGGAATATCAACAAAGTATTTTCATTAAGTAAAAAGAAAGACGGAAAACCTCTTACATTAGAGCTCCTGAAAGATTATTATAAAGAGCTTGGCAACTTTAGTTTAGAAGAAAGAATAAACATATACAACCTCCGCGAAGACAGAGCCGATGTGATCTTGCCGGCATTACAGATATTCATTAATATTATGCGCTGGGCAAATGCCAATGAAATTTATGTTCCTAAAATCGGATTAGTAGATGGATTGGTGAAACATTTGTGGGATGAGGTAAAGTAA
- a CDS encoding 5'-nucleotidase, lipoprotein e(P4) family, producing MTRYLFLSIVFTVLFCSCKTTRQLAPENTSLNGKVFTSLFQQRAAEYRALCLQSYNIARLRADEFVAQSTKPKAIITDIDETILNNSPFAVHQAYSGKEYTQSDWYDWTSRSSADTMPGAANLLNYIHSKGINIFYITNRDEKERSGTLKNLQQFGLPDADSAHLLLKQSSSSKETRRLQVMKDYEVVLLMGDNLSDFSALFDRKTEEERKQNVDASVTEFGKKFIVFPNANYGDWEGALYKYNYKLTQQQKDSVMKSVLKIY from the coding sequence ATGACACGCTACTTATTTCTTAGTATAGTATTTACTGTGCTGTTTTGTTCCTGTAAAACTACCCGGCAATTAGCTCCTGAAAATACTAGTTTGAACGGGAAGGTATTTACTTCTCTTTTTCAGCAACGTGCGGCTGAATATAGGGCGCTTTGCCTGCAATCGTATAATATCGCCCGTTTACGTGCAGATGAATTTGTAGCCCAAAGTACAAAGCCTAAAGCCATTATTACCGATATCGATGAAACAATTTTAAATAATAGTCCTTTTGCAGTACACCAGGCATATAGCGGTAAGGAATATACTCAAAGTGATTGGTACGATTGGACAAGCAGATCTTCCGCTGATACAATGCCGGGAGCTGCTAATTTGCTGAACTATATCCATTCAAAAGGGATCAACATTTTTTACATTACTAACCGGGATGAGAAAGAACGTAGCGGCACTTTAAAAAACCTGCAACAATTTGGTTTGCCTGACGCAGACAGTGCACATTTATTATTAAAACAATCATCATCCAGTAAGGAAACAAGAAGGTTGCAGGTGATGAAAGATTATGAAGTTGTGCTGTTAATGGGAGATAACCTGTCAGACTTTAGTGCTTTATTTGATAGAAAAACGGAAGAAGAACGTAAACAAAATGTGGATGCTTCGGTTACTGAGTTTGGAAAAAAGTTTATTGTTTTTCCCAATGCTAATTATGGTGATTGGGAAGGGGCTTTGTATAAATATAATTATAAGCTTACCCAACAGCAGAAAGATTCTGTGATGAAAAGTGTATTGAAGATTTATTAA